In the Sulfurivermis fontis genome, ACACGGCCGGCGAGGTCGAAGCGGGAGCCGTGGCAGGGGCAGAAGAAGCCGCCCTTCCAGTCCGGGCCACCCAGGTCGGCGGCACCGATATCGGGACGGTAGGTGGGGGAGCAACCCAGATGGGTGCAGATACCGACCAGCACGGCGTATTCCGGCTTGATGGAACGGTATGCGTTCTTGGCATACTCCGGCTGCTGAGCCGTGTTCTCGGAGGCCGGATCGAGCAGCTTGCCGTCGAGGCTCGGCAGGTCCTTCAGATTCTCCTCGGTGCGGCGCACGATCCACACCGGCTTGCCGCGCCATTCCACGGTCAGTTTCTGGCCGGGTTCCAGTTTGCTTACGTCCGCCTCAACCGGCGCGCCAGCAGCCTTGGCCTTTTCGCTGGGCTGCATGGACAGGACGAAGGGGGTCAGGGCATACACGGCTCCCACGCCGCCGACCACCGAGGTGGCCGCCGTCAGGAACCGGCGCCGACCCTTATCAACGCCTTCAGTGCTCATCAATACTCTCTCCCGAAGTCAGGCAAAAAAACAAAAACCCGGGCCCTGGCCTTGGCAGTGCTACGGCCGTGACCGTACCGGGCAAACGCTAAAAAAACCGTCTTGATGCAGTTCGAAGTCGCTTCCGGCCTTACCACTTTCAGTAAGTCAGAAGATACCTATTGAGAATTAGCCGCGTAGTTTCATACAAAGACCTGCGCCGGGTCAAGGAAAGAACGCCCCCAGTGCGGGGCTTTCATACCGGGTTGTCGATGTCGATAAATTCATGATTGATAGCAAATTTCCGAGCCAAATACTCACCTAATGCCTGCACGCCATAACGCTCGGTGGCGTGATGGCCAGCACCGAAGTAATCGATACCCAGTTCGCGTGCCGCGTGCACCGTCTGCTCCGACACCTCGCCGCTGATGAAGCCATCCAGCCCCAGGGCCGCGGCCTGCTCGATCCAACCCTGGGCCGCCCCGCTGCACCAGCCGATGCGCCGCAGAGGACGGTCGCCGCCGCTGACATGCAACGGTGTCCGCCCCAGGCAACGGCCGATGTGGGCGGCCAGTTCCGCCCCGGACAGGCCCTGCGGCAGGGAACCGTGGAACGCGATGCCGCCGCCCGGTCCCTTGCCGAAGCGCCCCTCGACGGACAGGCCCAGCACCTGGCCGAGACGGGCGTTGTTACCCAGCTCGGCATGACCGTCCAGCGGCAGATGATAGGCCACCAGGCTGATGTCATTGGCCAGCAGGGACTTCAGCCGGCGCTGCTTCATGCCTACCACGCGGGGATCCTCCCCG is a window encoding:
- a CDS encoding Nif3-like dinuclear metal center hexameric protein, which produces MVRLNELVTWSNNLLQVDDYQDYCPNGLQVEGRGEVRRLVSGVTASQALIEAAIVRGADALLVHHGWFWNGEDPRVVGMKQRRLKSLLANDISLVAYHLPLDGHAELGNNARLGQVLGLSVEGRFGKGPGGGIAFHGSLPQGLSGAELAAHIGRCLGRTPLHVSGGDRPLRRIGWCSGAAQGWIEQAAALGLDGFISGEVSEQTVHAARELGIDYFGAGHHATERYGVQALGEYLARKFAINHEFIDIDNPV
- the petA gene encoding ubiquinol-cytochrome c reductase iron-sulfur subunit, whose protein sequence is MSTEGVDKGRRRFLTAATSVVGGVGAVYALTPFVLSMQPSEKAKAAGAPVEADVSKLEPGQKLTVEWRGKPVWIVRRTEENLKDLPSLDGKLLDPASENTAQQPEYAKNAYRSIKPEYAVLVGICTHLGCSPTYRPDIGAADLGGPDWKGGFFCPCHGSRFDLAGRVFSGVPAPSNLVVPPHKYLSDTRILIGEDGGAA